The following are from one region of the Paenibacillus sp. KS-LC4 genome:
- a CDS encoding dihydrofolate reductase encodes MMSITLIAAMDRNRTIGIGNKLPWRLPAEMALFTKHTLGKTVVMGRKTFESLPKPLKDRHNVVLTRQSDFASEGCEGVHSIEEVLSRFGAEELMVIGGTEIYTQFLPIADKLHLTAVDVEVAGGDAFFPVFNEADWELVESIPHRKDERNLHDFTWQTFTRKNR; translated from the coding sequence ATGATGTCGATTACATTAATAGCAGCGATGGATCGCAACAGAACGATTGGAATCGGCAATAAGCTGCCATGGCGGCTTCCAGCGGAGATGGCGCTATTCACGAAGCACACGCTTGGCAAAACCGTTGTAATGGGCCGTAAAACGTTTGAATCGTTACCTAAGCCGCTGAAGGACCGCCATAACGTCGTTTTAACAAGGCAGTCTGATTTTGCCTCAGAAGGCTGTGAGGGGGTTCATTCGATTGAGGAGGTTTTGTCGCGTTTCGGTGCGGAGGAGCTTATGGTTATAGGCGGAACGGAAATTTATACGCAGTTTTTACCGATTGCAGACAAGCTTCACCTAACAGCTGTGGATGTGGAAGTAGCGGGAGGCGACGCTTTTTTTCCTGTGTTCAATGAGGCGGACTGGGAATTGGTGGAATCCATCCCTCATCGCAAGGATGAACGCAATTTGCATGATTTTACATGGCAAACTTTTACACGTAAAAACCGTTAA
- a CDS encoding low molecular weight protein-tyrosine-phosphatase, translated as MAEAVFRSKVEQAGLTDQIIVDSAGTGDWHIGHPPHEGTRKELDLNGISYAGMKARQFTQQDDVDFDFIVCMDTKNERDVRDILGTRAGSAEVLTFMSLLPERGVADVPDPYYTGQFDYVFELVEAGCKRLLDHVRLK; from the coding sequence ATGGCGGAAGCTGTTTTTCGCAGCAAGGTGGAGCAAGCGGGACTGACGGATCAAATAATTGTAGACTCCGCGGGTACGGGAGATTGGCATATCGGCCATCCTCCGCATGAAGGCACACGCAAGGAGCTTGATTTAAACGGGATATCCTATGCGGGTATGAAGGCGCGTCAGTTCACGCAGCAGGATGATGTGGATTTTGACTTTATCGTCTGCATGGATACGAAAAACGAACGCGATGTGCGTGATATTCTCGGCACGCGTGCGGGAAGCGCAGAGGTGCTTACCTTTATGAGTCTGCTGCCCGAGCGCGGCGTAGCGGATGTGCCGGACCCTTATTATACGGGGCAATTCGATTATGTATTTGAACTGGTGGAGGCAGGCTGCAAGCGGCTGCTAGACCATGTGAGGCTTAAGTAA
- a CDS encoding dihydrolipoamide acetyltransferase family protein, with translation MAKFEYRFPELGEGLHEGEIIKVHIKAGDKVTDDDIIMEVQNDKAIVEVPCPVNGTVLEVLVKDGQVCHVGELVALIDAEGEVPEQAAPAAEEPKKEEAAPAPAPEAAKAAPAVEAAKEAPKATNASVLATPSVRKFAREQNVDLTQVSGTGKNGRITREDVTGFDGSAPAASEQAAAPAEQQDNAAVAANGAGEAKAAPVAAGTAYRPEERLPFKGIRKIIANAMSKSVYTAPHVTIMDEVDVTELVALRAKYKPYAEKKGAKLTYLPFIVKALVAAAREFPIMNATLDEANQEIVLRKYYNIGIATDTDNGLIVPVIEDADRKNIWKVADTIRDLAVRGRDGKLSANELKGSTITISNIGSAGGMFFTPVINFPEVAILGTGRISEKAIVRNGEIVAAPVMALSLSFDHRLIDGATAQNFMNYIKQLLGNPELFIMEV, from the coding sequence GTGGCTAAATTCGAATATCGTTTCCCTGAGCTTGGCGAAGGCTTGCACGAAGGTGAAATCATTAAAGTGCACATTAAAGCCGGCGACAAAGTAACAGATGATGACATTATTATGGAAGTACAAAACGATAAGGCAATTGTTGAAGTGCCTTGTCCGGTTAATGGTACTGTGCTTGAAGTGTTGGTTAAAGACGGCCAAGTTTGTCACGTAGGCGAATTGGTTGCTTTGATTGATGCTGAAGGTGAAGTTCCTGAGCAAGCAGCTCCTGCAGCTGAAGAGCCGAAGAAGGAAGAGGCGGCTCCTGCCCCAGCTCCAGAGGCAGCAAAAGCGGCTCCTGCTGTTGAAGCAGCTAAAGAAGCTCCTAAAGCTACAAATGCTTCTGTGCTTGCTACGCCAAGCGTTCGCAAGTTCGCTCGTGAGCAAAATGTTGATTTGACGCAAGTAAGCGGCACTGGCAAAAACGGCCGTATTACGCGTGAAGATGTTACTGGCTTTGACGGTTCTGCTCCTGCAGCGTCCGAGCAAGCGGCGGCTCCTGCTGAGCAGCAAGACAACGCAGCTGTAGCTGCAAATGGTGCTGGCGAAGCGAAAGCAGCTCCAGTTGCTGCTGGCACAGCTTACCGTCCAGAAGAGCGCTTGCCATTCAAAGGCATTCGCAAAATTATTGCAAACGCAATGTCTAAATCTGTATATACAGCTCCGCATGTAACGATCATGGATGAAGTGGACGTTACTGAGCTTGTTGCCCTTCGTGCAAAATACAAGCCTTATGCAGAGAAAAAAGGCGCTAAGCTTACTTATCTGCCATTCATCGTGAAGGCGCTCGTAGCTGCTGCTCGCGAATTCCCAATTATGAATGCGACGCTTGACGAAGCTAATCAAGAAATCGTTTTGCGCAAATATTACAACATCGGTATCGCAACAGATACAGACAACGGCTTGATCGTTCCTGTAATTGAAGATGCGGATCGCAAAAACATTTGGAAAGTGGCTGACACCATTCGTGATCTGGCTGTTCGTGGACGCGATGGCAAGCTTTCGGCTAACGAGCTGAAAGGCAGCACGATTACCATTTCCAATATCGGTTCGGCGGGCGGTATGTTCTTTACACCAGTTATCAACTTCCCTGAAGTTGCCATTCTGGGTACTGGACGTATTTCCGAAAAAGCAATCGTACGCAATGGCGAGATCGTAGCTGCTCCTGTGATGGCACTGTCACTGAGCTTCGACCACCGTCTAATCGACGGCGCAACCGCTCAAAACTTTATGAACTACATTAAGCAGCTGCTGGGCAACCCAGAACTGTTCATTATGGAGGTATAA
- a CDS encoding thiamine diphosphokinase, with the protein MPQRIVICSGGELGDFALPHLQQDAFRIGADRGALFLVEQGYAPQLAIGDFDSVTDEQLALIRSASKELITCDPVYKDYTDTEMAFRYALEQNPDEIILLGALGTRFDHSLSNVQLLVLAEQRGIPACIIDEHNCITVTSSKRVIQKGLYSNVSLLPLSSTVSGITLSGFQYPLHNASLKIGQSLGISNVLAETEGSISIDDGMLLIVQSRD; encoded by the coding sequence ATGCCTCAACGAATAGTCATTTGCTCCGGCGGCGAGCTTGGAGACTTTGCGCTGCCGCATTTGCAGCAGGATGCCTTTCGTATTGGCGCCGACCGCGGCGCACTATTTTTGGTGGAGCAGGGATATGCACCGCAGCTTGCAATAGGCGATTTTGATTCCGTAACGGACGAGCAGTTGGCGCTCATACGTTCAGCCAGCAAGGAGCTCATCACCTGTGATCCAGTTTATAAGGATTATACGGATACTGAAATGGCTTTCCGCTATGCGCTGGAGCAAAATCCAGATGAAATTATTTTACTGGGCGCCTTAGGAACTCGCTTTGATCATTCGTTATCGAACGTACAGTTGCTTGTGCTCGCCGAGCAGCGGGGCATTCCCGCCTGTATTATCGACGAACATAACTGTATTACTGTTACTTCCTCTAAACGAGTAATACAGAAAGGGCTTTATTCGAATGTTTCCCTGCTGCCCTTATCTTCTACTGTTTCTGGCATTACATTGAGCGGCTTTCAATACCCTCTGCACAATGCCAGCTTGAAGATCGGCCAATCACTAGGCATAAGCAATGTACTCGCGGAGACGGAAGGAAGCATTTCCATTGATGACGGAATGCTGCTCATTGTCCAAAGCCGTGATTAA
- a CDS encoding trimeric intracellular cation channel family protein, which yields MTSDGRTEAGAYTLDLEIFGVFSIIGTIAFAVSGAVVAMEEEYDILGVFVLGLVTAFGGGVIRNLLIGVPVTSLWSQGSLLKIALIAMTIAFLLPVKWIYTWRKSEAFFDAIGLSAFAIQGALYATQMNHPISAVMVAAMLTGIGGGIIRDVLAGRKPLVLRDEIYAVWAMLGGLVIGKGWFHSTLDLLFLFLLIIVFRMLSVYYKWKLPRRSLREKIVQEKGEA from the coding sequence ATGACATCGGATGGGAGAACGGAAGCGGGGGCGTACACGTTGGATTTGGAGATTTTTGGCGTATTCAGCATTATCGGCACCATTGCCTTTGCCGTCAGCGGCGCGGTTGTGGCAATGGAGGAGGAATACGACATTCTTGGCGTTTTTGTGCTAGGTCTGGTCACGGCGTTTGGCGGAGGGGTCATAAGGAATTTGCTTATCGGCGTTCCGGTCACGTCGCTTTGGAGCCAGGGGAGCTTGCTGAAAATCGCGCTCATCGCAATGACGATTGCTTTTTTGCTGCCGGTTAAATGGATTTATACGTGGCGCAAAAGCGAAGCTTTTTTCGATGCGATCGGTTTATCAGCCTTTGCGATTCAGGGCGCGCTGTATGCGACGCAGATGAATCATCCCATTAGCGCCGTAATGGTAGCGGCTATGCTGACAGGTATAGGCGGCGGCATCATTCGCGATGTGCTTGCAGGGCGCAAGCCGCTTGTGCTGCGGGATGAAATTTATGCCGTTTGGGCGATGCTTGGCGGTTTGGTTATTGGCAAAGGCTGGTTTCATTCGACACTTGATTTGCTGTTCCTGTTCTTGCTCATTATTGTGTTCAGGATGCTGTCGGTGTATTACAAATGGAAGCTGCCGCGTCGCTCGCTGCGGGAGAAAATCGTTCAGGAGAAAGGAGAGGCCTAA
- the lpdA gene encoding dihydrolipoyl dehydrogenase, which translates to MVVGDASLDIDTLVIGAGPGGYVAAIRAAQLGQSVLCVDKEYVGGVCLNVGCIPSKALISASHQYESISHADAFGITASDVKVDWSKVQEFKSGIVKKLTGGVGSLLKANKVQFFSGEVMFINENEARVFNDQEAPRYRFKNCIIATGSRPIELKAFPYGNRIISSTGALSLPELPKSVIVIGGGYIGIELGQMFSKFGTKVTVIEGGDSILPGFDKDMSSLVVKKLKGTKVDIVTGALAQSAEQTDNDVTLTYKVGDKEEKVTADYLLVTVGRRPNTDGDLGLELANITVGERGLIEVDDQCRTSNKNVYAIGDIIAGPALAHKAMYEGRVAAEAISGLPSVIDYKCVPAVCFSDPECASVGYTEKDAKDKGHNVKVGKFPFAINGRAMSLNAAEGFVKLVADADSGLVLGAHIVGMEASNMIAELGLAIEMGATLEDIALTIHAHPTLGEIVLDAAEVALGHPIHTVLK; encoded by the coding sequence ATGGTTGTTGGAGATGCTTCTTTAGATATTGATACTTTAGTCATTGGTGCAGGTCCTGGTGGTTACGTAGCGGCAATCCGCGCTGCGCAATTGGGACAAAGCGTGCTTTGTGTAGATAAGGAATATGTAGGCGGCGTTTGCTTGAACGTGGGCTGTATCCCGTCCAAAGCTTTGATTTCCGCTTCCCATCAGTATGAATCCATCAGCCACGCAGACGCTTTCGGTATTACAGCTAGCGATGTGAAGGTTGACTGGAGTAAAGTACAGGAGTTCAAAAGCGGCATCGTCAAAAAATTGACTGGCGGCGTAGGCTCCTTGCTTAAAGCGAACAAAGTACAGTTTTTCAGTGGTGAAGTAATGTTCATCAATGAAAACGAAGCGCGTGTATTCAACGATCAAGAAGCTCCGCGCTACCGTTTCAAAAACTGTATTATTGCTACAGGCTCCCGTCCAATTGAGCTGAAAGCATTCCCGTATGGCAATCGTATTATCTCCTCTACAGGAGCTTTGTCGCTCCCTGAGCTGCCGAAAAGCGTTATCGTAATCGGCGGTGGCTATATCGGTATTGAGCTTGGACAAATGTTCTCGAAATTCGGCACGAAAGTAACGGTTATCGAGGGCGGAGACAGCATCCTGCCAGGCTTTGATAAAGATATGTCTTCCCTTGTCGTTAAGAAGCTTAAAGGTACGAAGGTGGATATCGTAACAGGAGCTCTTGCACAAAGTGCTGAGCAAACGGATAACGATGTAACACTGACTTACAAAGTTGGCGACAAAGAAGAAAAAGTAACGGCGGATTACTTGCTGGTTACAGTTGGCCGTCGTCCTAACACAGATGGCGATCTTGGTCTTGAGCTGGCTAACATTACAGTTGGCGAGCGCGGGCTGATTGAGGTTGACGATCAATGCCGTACTAGCAACAAAAACGTCTATGCAATTGGCGACATTATTGCGGGTCCTGCACTTGCTCACAAAGCGATGTATGAGGGACGCGTTGCGGCAGAGGCGATTTCTGGCCTGCCTAGCGTGATTGATTATAAATGTGTTCCTGCTGTCTGCTTCTCTGATCCAGAATGCGCAAGCGTTGGCTACACGGAGAAGGATGCAAAAGACAAAGGGCATAATGTTAAAGTCGGCAAATTCCCATTTGCTATCAACGGACGCGCAATGTCGCTTAATGCGGCTGAAGGCTTCGTGAAGCTCGTTGCGGATGCAGACAGCGGTCTTGTGCTCGGCGCACATATCGTTGGTATGGAAGCTTCCAATATGATTGCTGAGCTTGGTCTGGCAATTGAAATGGGTGCTACGCTTGAGGATATCGCTCTTACAATCCATGCTCATCCAACGCTGGGTGAGATCGTGCTTGACGCTGCAGAAGTAGCGCTTGGCCACCCGATCCACACGGTTCTTAAGTAA
- the pdhA gene encoding pyruvate dehydrogenase (acetyl-transferring) E1 component subunit alpha has protein sequence MSKVLSKLPYEVQTEPVTPLSVLSLDGEVVNPDEMPELTDDQLKEIMYRMVFTRTWDDRAVNLGRQGRLGFYAPVSGQEAAMIGSEYALNKDDFICPGYRDIPQLVWHGLPLYQAFLYSRGHQHGGQIPEDVHVLMPQIIIGAQILHATGVAMAFKKKNEKRVAITYTGDGGSSEGDFYEGMNFAGAFKLPVIYVVQNNGYAITTPYAKQTAAHSVAHKALAAGIKGVQVDGMDVLAVIKAVRDAAERGRNGEGATLIELLTYRYRAHSMADDTTKYRTKDEEAEWAPKDPLIRFGKYLESKGLWSEEDTARVKEEAKATVNEQIKKAEAVEKMTVEGLIDSMFETTPQHLEEQKADFQ, from the coding sequence ATGAGCAAAGTGCTTAGCAAACTGCCATATGAAGTTCAAACGGAGCCAGTTACACCATTGTCCGTCTTGTCGCTTGATGGTGAAGTTGTTAACCCGGATGAAATGCCGGAGCTTACGGACGACCAATTAAAAGAAATTATGTACCGTATGGTATTTACCCGCACTTGGGATGATCGTGCTGTTAACTTAGGCCGTCAAGGCCGTCTGGGCTTCTACGCTCCAGTATCCGGTCAAGAGGCTGCTATGATTGGCAGCGAATACGCTTTAAATAAAGATGACTTTATTTGTCCAGGCTACCGTGACATTCCACAGCTCGTATGGCATGGTCTTCCGCTGTACCAAGCGTTCCTGTATTCCAGAGGACATCAGCATGGCGGACAAATCCCTGAGGATGTTCACGTTCTTATGCCGCAAATTATCATTGGCGCGCAAATTTTGCACGCGACTGGTGTTGCGATGGCATTCAAGAAAAAGAATGAAAAACGCGTTGCTATTACGTACACAGGTGACGGCGGCTCCTCCGAAGGCGATTTCTACGAAGGCATGAACTTTGCAGGCGCGTTCAAGCTTCCCGTTATTTATGTTGTACAAAACAATGGTTATGCGATTACAACTCCTTATGCTAAACAAACAGCTGCACATTCCGTTGCACATAAAGCACTTGCTGCTGGTATCAAAGGTGTGCAGGTTGATGGCATGGACGTACTTGCTGTTATTAAAGCAGTTAGAGATGCTGCTGAGCGCGGCCGCAACGGCGAAGGCGCTACGCTGATTGAGCTTCTCACTTACCGTTATCGTGCGCATTCCATGGCAGATGATACGACAAAATATCGCACCAAAGACGAGGAAGCGGAATGGGCTCCTAAAGATCCACTCATTCGTTTCGGCAAATATTTGGAAAGCAAAGGTCTCTGGTCGGAAGAGGATACAGCTCGCGTGAAGGAAGAAGCGAAAGCTACTGTTAACGAGCAAATCAAGAAAGCAGAAGCTGTTGAAAAAATGACGGTTGAAGGCTTGATCGACTCGATGTTCGAAACGACGCCGCAGCACCTCGAAGAGCAAAAAGCTGATTTCCAATAA
- a CDS encoding alpha-ketoacid dehydrogenase subunit beta, protein MAQMNMKEAIRDAMRVELKRDPNVLLFGEDVGKVGGVFRATEGLQAEFGEDRVFDTPLAESAIGGLAVGMGIQGFRPIAEIQFVGFIYEAMDQMFIQAARMRYRSGGRYNSPIVFRTPFGGGVKAAELHTDSLEGLAVQTPGIKVVIPSNPYDAKGLLISAIRDNDPVFFMEHLNLYHAFRAEVPEGEYTVEIGKANVVREGSDVTIIAYGLMVHTAVKAADELEKQGIKAEVIDLRSLVPLDIDTIVASIQKTNRAIVVQEAQKTSGVAAEVIAQINEKAILHLEAPVLRVAGPDTVYPFAQVEDAWLPTVARISAAVQKVLDF, encoded by the coding sequence ATGGCTCAAATGAATATGAAAGAAGCGATCCGTGACGCAATGCGCGTTGAACTTAAACGGGATCCGAATGTACTATTGTTTGGCGAGGATGTTGGTAAAGTCGGCGGCGTGTTCCGTGCGACCGAAGGCCTTCAAGCTGAATTTGGCGAAGACCGCGTATTTGATACGCCGCTTGCGGAGTCCGCTATCGGCGGTTTGGCAGTGGGTATGGGTATTCAAGGCTTCCGTCCAATTGCTGAAATCCAATTCGTAGGTTTCATCTATGAAGCGATGGACCAAATGTTTATTCAAGCGGCTCGTATGCGCTACCGTTCCGGTGGACGCTACAACTCGCCAATCGTATTCCGTACGCCTTTCGGCGGCGGCGTGAAAGCAGCTGAGCTGCACACGGATTCCTTGGAAGGTCTTGCTGTACAGACTCCGGGTATCAAAGTCGTTATTCCATCCAATCCTTACGATGCAAAAGGTTTGCTTATCTCGGCTATCCGCGATAATGACCCTGTATTTTTTATGGAGCATTTGAACCTTTATCATGCTTTCCGTGCAGAAGTGCCAGAAGGCGAGTATACGGTTGAAATCGGAAAAGCCAATGTCGTTCGTGAAGGCAGCGACGTTACCATTATTGCTTACGGCTTGATGGTTCACACCGCTGTTAAAGCGGCTGACGAGCTTGAGAAACAAGGAATCAAGGCTGAGGTTATCGACCTTCGTTCCCTTGTGCCTCTCGATATCGACACCATTGTTGCTTCGATTCAAAAAACGAACCGTGCAATTGTCGTTCAAGAAGCGCAAAAAACTTCCGGCGTTGCCGCTGAAGTAATCGCTCAAATCAATGAAAAAGCAATTCTGCACTTGGAAGCTCCTGTGCTGCGGGTTGCAGGTCCGGATACCGTTTATCCGTTTGCGCAAGTTGAGGATGCATGGCTTCCAACGGTGGCCCGCATTTCTGCAGCTGTCCAAAAAGTACTGGATTTCTAA
- a CDS encoding thymidylate synthase: MSVHTSENEYLQLLRSVLERGTVKEDRTGTGTVSTFGYQMRFDLNEGFPLITTKRVPFKLVVSELLWFIKGDTNIRYLLQHNNNIWNEWAFKKWIESADYTGPDMTGFGLRSQNDEAFNVLYLEQMELFKQQILQDDAFAEKYGELGNVYGKQWRDWKTSQGESIDQLKDVIQTIKTNPDSRRMIVSAWNPEDVPRNMALPPCHTMFQFYVSEGKLSCQLYQRSGDIFLGIPFNIASYALLTLLIAHECGLQLGEFVHTLGDAHIYSNHMDQIKTQLAREPRELPQVRINPAVTSLFDVEVDDIVLEDYKPHPSIKAPVAV; the protein is encoded by the coding sequence ATGAGTGTTCATACGAGTGAGAACGAATACTTGCAGCTGCTGCGCAGCGTACTGGAACGCGGCACGGTCAAAGAGGATCGGACTGGAACGGGCACCGTTTCCACGTTTGGTTACCAGATGCGCTTTGACTTAAACGAGGGCTTCCCGCTCATTACGACGAAGCGTGTGCCGTTTAAGCTGGTTGTCAGCGAGCTGCTGTGGTTTATAAAAGGCGATACCAATATTCGCTACCTGCTTCAGCACAATAATAATATATGGAATGAATGGGCGTTTAAGAAGTGGATTGAGAGCGCTGATTATACAGGGCCAGATATGACGGGCTTTGGCCTGCGCTCGCAAAATGATGAAGCCTTTAATGTGCTTTATTTGGAGCAAATGGAGCTGTTCAAGCAGCAAATTTTGCAGGATGATGCTTTCGCGGAAAAATACGGCGAGCTGGGCAATGTATATGGCAAGCAATGGCGCGACTGGAAAACCTCGCAAGGGGAGTCCATTGACCAACTGAAGGATGTTATCCAAACGATTAAGACCAATCCCGATTCCCGTAGAATGATTGTGTCCGCGTGGAACCCAGAGGACGTTCCTAGAAATATGGCTCTACCGCCTTGCCATACGATGTTTCAATTTTATGTATCAGAGGGCAAGCTTTCCTGCCAGCTGTATCAGCGCAGTGGAGATATATTTCTCGGAATTCCTTTTAATATTGCCAGCTATGCCTTGCTCACGCTGCTTATTGCTCATGAATGTGGCTTGCAGCTTGGAGAATTTGTGCACACGCTTGGTGACGCGCATATTTATTCCAATCATATGGATCAAATTAAGACGCAGCTTGCCCGTGAGCCTCGCGAGCTTCCACAAGTGCGAATTAATCCTGCAGTAACCTCTTTATTTGATGTAGAAGTAGATGATATTGTACTGGAAGACTACAAGCCACATCCTTCCATCAAAGCGCCTGTAGCCGTTTAG
- a CDS encoding alpha/beta hydrolase-fold protein, whose amino-acid sequence MTDERYLKRTVLRETVASSYLQDGQRSLRVYLPPGYNELLSYPVVYCQDGEDFFNFGRIATTANRIILDEGVEPFIIVGVDVNKTFRTAEYAPDGDRHEAYVRFFGEELLPYIEAKYPVRREAEHRVLAGDSLGGTISFHLALAYPELFSRVLSLSGAYFERSLEIMAAQHDLSWLALYMIVGLQETAYETMDRGVQNFVELNREAKKLLEERQAPFYYAEKEGQHQWGFWQKELPEALMYFMERQ is encoded by the coding sequence ATGACAGATGAACGTTATTTGAAACGCACCGTCCTGAGGGAAACGGTTGCAAGCAGCTATTTGCAAGATGGCCAGCGCTCGCTTCGCGTCTATTTGCCGCCTGGCTACAATGAGCTGCTGAGCTATCCCGTCGTCTACTGCCAGGACGGAGAAGATTTTTTCAACTTCGGCCGTATAGCGACGACAGCGAACCGCATTATTTTGGATGAGGGCGTGGAGCCCTTCATTATTGTTGGTGTCGATGTGAATAAAACATTCCGCACAGCGGAATACGCTCCTGACGGAGACCGTCATGAGGCTTATGTCCGCTTTTTCGGCGAGGAGCTGCTTCCCTATATAGAAGCAAAATATCCGGTCCGTCGTGAGGCCGAGCATCGCGTACTTGCCGGCGACTCGCTTGGCGGCACCATCTCCTTTCATCTTGCGCTAGCCTATCCGGAGCTGTTTAGCCGCGTGCTTTCCTTGTCAGGCGCCTATTTCGAGCGCTCGCTAGAAATTATGGCTGCTCAGCATGACCTTTCCTGGCTTGCGCTTTACATGATTGTCGGCCTGCAGGAAACGGCTTATGAAACTATGGATAGAGGCGTACAAAATTTTGTCGAATTAAATCGTGAAGCCAAAAAGCTGCTTGAAGAAAGACAAGCCCCTTTTTATTATGCGGAAAAAGAAGGCCAACATCAATGGGGCTTTTGGCAGAAAGAGCTGCCGGAAGCATTAATGTATTTTATGGAGCGTCAATAA